The DNA sequence CCGATCATGATGGCTCTGCTTCGCCTGATCGTGTTTATCGATATTTCTCCATGCTTATGGATCATTTCCAAAACCCTGAAAAACATATTGTTCATTTTCATGTTACACGTGGTTGGGGATTGGCAAATGTCTTAGCCGCATTACAAGCTGGTATGACTAATTATGAATCTTGTATGGGTGGTATTGGTGGTCAACCTGCCAACTTTGTAGATGATTGTCCGGTGAGTGGTACAGGTGCATATTATTACAAAGATCCAAATATCGTAGGATTGGTTTCTACAGAAGATATGGTGGTTATGATGGACGAAATGGGCATCGACACCGGAGTAGATGTAGATAAAGTTTTGGAAATTGGAAATATGGTTGAGCGTATAGTTGGCCGTAGATTACGTTCTGAATCTATTCGTAACGGAAGAATCCCTAAAAGTTTATCAGGTAGGGGATAAATACATAAATAATTTTGAAAGCCCTTGAATATTTAATTATTCAGGGGCTTTTTTATTCATACAATAAGGTGTCTCTTTCTCCTCTTAAAACAGCTAAAACATTTTTAGCCAGAGATTCCATTTCATCTCCTTCAGGATATACATGAACTAAAGCTATTTTTTCAACACGCTCAATAATTTGATCAACGAAATACTTATTATTAGTAATACCTCCTGTTAACAGAATTGCATCTACATTTCCTTTTAATACAGGAATCATCATTCCAATGTATTTAGAAACCTGGTAAGCCATTGCATCAAAAATAAGTTTAACTTCTTTATCTCCATTTTGGGCTTTGATGGCAATTTCTTTCATATCATCTGTTCCAAAATAAGCAGTCATACCACCTTTACCAGTTATTTTTTTCAACATTTCTTCTTCGCTAAACTGGCCACTGTAACACATCCGAATCAAATCCCCCATGGGCAATGTGCCACTTCGCTTGGGTGTAAAGGGGCCTTCTCCATCATAGCCCTGATTGACATCAATTACACGTCCGAAATGGTGTGCCCCAATTGTTATTCCTATGCCAATATGCGCAACGATAAGATTTAATTCTTCGACTTTTTTGCTGAATGAATTTGCGTAGCGTCTGGCCACAGCTTTTTGATTCAAAGCATGGAATACTGATTTGCGCTCAAAATCCGGATGTCCAGCTATTCGTGCTAAATCGTCTAATTCATCAACAACAACAGGATCGCAGGTATAGGCTTTTATGGATAATGAATCTGCAATATCTTTAGCGATCAGTCCACCTAAATTAACAGAATCTTCACCCACTGGTGAATTCGTTAAATCTTCGATCAAATGGTCATTTATTTCAAATACACCAGATTTAACAGGTTTTATCAATCCTCCTCGTCCGACCACTGCATGAATGGATTCAGCAGCAATATCAGCTTCTTGTAGTTCTTTTAATACTATATTCTTGCGGTATTCATGCTGGTCGAGAATATTATGAAACAGATCCAGTTCATCCTGCGTGTGATTTACTTTATTTAGATAAACAAGCTCTTCATTATCAAAGATTGCAATTTTTGTAAACGTAGTTCTCGGATTTACCACCAAAATTCTAAATCGACTCATAAATACTGCTGTTTTTTTAGTTTACATATTTCTACGATACTGTCCACCAACCTCAAATAAAGCAGAGGTGATCTGGCCTATCGAGCATACTTTTGTTGCTTCCATCAATGCATTGAAAATGTTTTTATTCTTAATGGCCGCATCTTTCAATTCTACCAATATGGATTCTGATTCTTGCTGATAGGTTTGGTGAAGTTGTTCAAGCATGCCAATCTGATATTCTTTTTCTTCTTCCGTAGCTCGGATTACTTCTCCGGGTATGGTTGTAGGCGAGCCTGTTGAAGATAACCAAGTATTTACTCCCATAATTGGCAATTCTCCTGTATGTTTCAATGTTTCATAATACAAGGATTCTTCTTGGATTTTACCTCGCTGATACATGGTTTCCATAGCACCTAATACTCCACCTCTTTCTGTGATGCGATCGAATTCTGCCATAACTGCTTCTTCCACTAAATCAGTAAGTTCTTCAATAATAAAAGAACCCTGTAATGGATTCTGATTTTTAGCTAAACCCAATTCATGATTGATGATCATTTGTATTGCAACTGCTCTCCTAACACTTTCTTCGGTTGGAGTGGTTATCGCTTCATCGTAGGCATTAGTATGTAATGAGTTGCAATTGTCGTATATGGCATAGAGTGCTTGCAAAGTCGTTCTGATATCATTGAAATCTATTTCCTGCGCATGCAAGGAGCGACCTGAAGTTTGAATGTGATATTTGAGCATTTGAGAACGGGCATTTCCTCCATATTTCATTTTCATGGCTTTGGCCCAAATCAGTCTGGCTACTCGGCCCAATACTGAATATTCTGGATCAATTCCATTGGAGAAGAAGAATGATAGGTTAGGAGCAAAGTCATCGATGTTCATTCCTCTTGACAAATAGTACTCGACATAGGTAAAACCATTTGCTAATGTAAAGGCTAGCTGACTAATTGGATTTGCACCTGCTTCAGCAATATGATACCCTGAAATGGATACAGAATAGAAATTCCGGACATAATTATCGATAAAGTAGGACTGAATATCGCCCATCAATTTCAGAGAGAAATCGGTAGAAAATATACAGGTGTTTTGTGCCTGGTCTTCTTTTAGTATATCAGCTTGAACAGTTCCTCTCACTGCACAAATAGTATCGGCCTTTATTTTACTATAAACGTCAGCAGGAAGAACCATTTCTCCGCAAACACCTAGAAGCATTAATCCTAAACCATTATTTCCTTCAGGAAGTTTTCCTTGATAAGCTGGTCTTTTTGTTCCTTTTTCTTTGAAAATGGCTTCAATCTTTTTATTGATTTCATCAACAAGTCCATTCTCAATAATGTACTTCTCGCAATTTTGATCAATGGCTGCATTCATGAAATAACCCACCATCGCAGGAGCAGGTCCGTTGATGGTCATCGATACAGATGTTTTTGGATTGACCAAATCAAAGCCGGAATAGAGTTTTTTTGCATCATCGAGGCAACAAATAGAAACTCCGGCATTACCAATCTTTCCATAAATGTCAGGTCTGCGATCAGGATCCCGACCGTATAAGGTTACTGAATCGAAGGCAGTAGACAACCTTTTGGCAGGCATATTTACTGAAACATAATGAAACCGTTTGTTCGTTCTTTCAGGTCCACCTTCACCAGCAAACATTCTGGTCGGATCTTCTCCTTCACGTTTGAAAGGAAAAACACCAGCTGCATAGGGGAATTCACCTGGGAAATTTTCTCTCAAAATCCATTTTAAAATATCACCCCAAGCTTTGTATTTTGGAAAGGATATTTTGGGAATTTTTGAATGAGAAAGCGACTTGGTGAATGTTTCAACTTTAATTTCTTTATCTCTTACTTTATATACAAATTCATCTTGCTGAAAGCAGGCAGTTTTTTCTTCCCAGCCATCAAGTATCATTTTGTTTTTCCTGTCAAGTTCAAGCTCAATTGACTGTGCAAGAGTTTCCAAACTCTTCTTTGCTTCTGCATGATCAGTTTCAGCTAAAAGTGAAATTGATTCGGTTAAATTATAAAGCTTTTGTGCAATCTCAGCTTGATCTTCAGACCATTTATTATACTGACGTATGGTATCCGTAATTTCAGAAAGGTAACGGACTCTGTTAGGAGGAATAATATGAATTTTCTCTGATAATTCATCGGTTTCTTGTATTCCACTTTCGAAATCTTTTCCTGTTTTTTTAACAACAGTATTAATAATTGCTCGGTATAATTCATTGACTCCAGGATCATTGAATTGAGAAGCAATTGTACCGTAAACAGGCATTTCTTCCACTTTCTGTTCCCACAATTGATGGTTTCGCTGATATTGCTTTCTAACATCTCTTAGTGCATCAAGCGACCCTCTTTTGTCGAATTTATTCAAAGCAATCACATCTGCAAAATCCAGCATATCAATTTTTTCCAGCTGAGTTGCTGCTCCATATTCTGGAGTCATTACATACAATGAAACATCGCTATGATCGATGATTTCAGTATCGGATTGTCCAATTCCAGAGGGTTCTAAAATAATGAGATCATAATTTGCCGCTGCCAAAACACAGACTGCATCCTGCACATATTTGCTCATGGCAAGATTAGACTGTCGTGTTGCCAAAGAGCGCATATAAACTCTGGGATTATGAATTGAATTCATACGAATTCTGTCTCCCAACAAGGCTCCACCTGTTTTTCGTTTGGATGGATCAACAGAAATAATTCCTATTGTTTTTTCAGGAAAGTCATCCAAAAATCTTCGGACCAGCTCATCTACCATGGAAGATTTTCCTGCACCACCTGTTCCCGTAATACCCAGTACAGGAGATTGTTTGCAAAGCTTCTTTTCTTTTATATTATTAATAAATCCAACAATACTTTCAGGATAATTCTCTGCTGCAGATATTATTCGACCTATCGAACGAACATTTTTTTCTTCAATTTCTTTTAATTCTCCATTAAGATTAAGCCCAGTAGGGAAATCACTTTGCTCAATTAAATCGTTAATCATGCCTTGTAAACCTAACGTGCGTCCATCATCTGGGGAATAAATGCGCGTTATTCCATAAGCTTGGAGTTCTTTTATTTCATCAGGAAGAATCACTCCACCGCCACCGCCAAAAATCTTTATATGTTCGCAGTT is a window from the Bacteroidota bacterium genome containing:
- the buk gene encoding butyrate kinase, whose product is MSRFRILVVNPRTTFTKIAIFDNEELVYLNKVNHTQDELDLFHNILDQHEYRKNIVLKELQEADIAAESIHAVVGRGGLIKPVKSGVFEINDHLIEDLTNSPVGEDSVNLGGLIAKDIADSLSIKAYTCDPVVVDELDDLARIAGHPDFERKSVFHALNQKAVARRYANSFSKKVEELNLIVAHIGIGITIGAHHFGRVIDVNQGYDGEGPFTPKRSGTLPMGDLIRMCYSGQFSEEEMLKKITGKGGMTAYFGTDDMKEIAIKAQNGDKEVKLIFDAMAYQVSKYIGMMIPVLKGNVDAILLTGGITNNKYFVDQIIERVEKIALVHVYPEGDEMESLAKNVLAVLRGERDTLLYE
- a CDS encoding methylmalonyl-CoA mutase family protein, encoding MLTIYKPKNHIRIVTAASLFDGHDAAINIMRRIIQASGVEVIHLGHDRSVQEIVDCAIQEDVQAIAITSYQGGHMEFFKYMYDLLKEQNCEHIKIFGGGGGVILPDEIKELQAYGITRIYSPDDGRTLGLQGMINDLIEQSDFPTGLNLNGELKEIEEKNVRSIGRIISAAENYPESIVGFINNIKEKKLCKQSPVLGITGTGGAGKSSMVDELVRRFLDDFPEKTIGIISVDPSKRKTGGALLGDRIRMNSIHNPRVYMRSLATRQSNLAMSKYVQDAVCVLAAANYDLIILEPSGIGQSDTEIIDHSDVSLYVMTPEYGAATQLEKIDMLDFADVIALNKFDKRGSLDALRDVRKQYQRNHQLWEQKVEEMPVYGTIASQFNDPGVNELYRAIINTVVKKTGKDFESGIQETDELSEKIHIIPPNRVRYLSEITDTIRQYNKWSEDQAEIAQKLYNLTESISLLAETDHAEAKKSLETLAQSIELELDRKNKMILDGWEEKTACFQQDEFVYKVRDKEIKVETFTKSLSHSKIPKISFPKYKAWGDILKWILRENFPGEFPYAAGVFPFKREGEDPTRMFAGEGGPERTNKRFHYVSVNMPAKRLSTAFDSVTLYGRDPDRRPDIYGKIGNAGVSICCLDDAKKLYSGFDLVNPKTSVSMTINGPAPAMVGYFMNAAIDQNCEKYIIENGLVDEINKKIEAIFKEKGTKRPAYQGKLPEGNNGLGLMLLGVCGEMVLPADVYSKIKADTICAVRGTVQADILKEDQAQNTCIFSTDFSLKLMGDIQSYFIDNYVRNFYSVSISGYHIAEAGANPISQLAFTLANGFTYVEYYLSRGMNIDDFAPNLSFFFSNGIDPEYSVLGRVARLIWAKAMKMKYGGNARSQMLKYHIQTSGRSLHAQEIDFNDIRTTLQALYAIYDNCNSLHTNAYDEAITTPTEESVRRAVAIQMIINHELGLAKNQNPLQGSFIIEELTDLVEEAVMAEFDRITERGGVLGAMETMYQRGKIQEESLYYETLKHTGELPIMGVNTWLSSTGSPTTIPGEVIRATEEEKEYQIGMLEQLHQTYQQESESILVELKDAAIKNKNIFNALMEATKVCSIGQITSALFEVGGQYRRNM